A genomic stretch from Salvelinus namaycush isolate Seneca chromosome 25, SaNama_1.0, whole genome shotgun sequence includes:
- the LOC120020350 gene encoding regulator of G-protein signaling 2-like, with translation MDMSCETASEDLDKTKRLLHIPWKSRLHNFLNSPSPHSKKKMRRQSVNEAKQWGQSLEKLLNHKCGQVAFRVFLKSEFCEENLEFWLACEDFKSITSPEKLAWKATSIYEEFIQSDSPMEVNVDYHTRDTIAQSLHKPTPSCFDGAQRKVCSLMENDAYPRFIQSDYYKDLCAGGRGLGKHRRT, from the exons atggataTGTCCTGTGAGACGGCCTCGGAAGACCTTGACAAGACCAAAAGGCTTTT GCATATACCCTGGAAATCGAGACTCCACAACTTCCTCAATAGTCCCTCACCTCACTCAAAGAAGAAAATGCGCAG ACAATCTGTTAATGAAGCGAAACAGTGGGGACAATCCTTAGAGAAACTACTCAATCATAAAT GTGGCCAAGTGGCATTTCGGGTCTTCCTGAAGTCTGAGTTCTGTGAGGAGAATCTGGAGTTTTGGCTTGCCTGTGAAGATTTCAAGTCCATCACCAGTCCAGAGAAGCTTGCCTGGAAAGCTACTAGCATTTATGAAGAATTCATCCAAAGTGACTCCCCTATGGAG GTCAACGTCGATTACCACACAAGAGACACCATTGCTCAGAGTCTCCACAAGCCAACGCCATCTTGTTTTGACGGTGCCCAGAGGAAGGTCTGTAGCCTTATGGAGAACGATGCGTATCCTCGGTTCATTCAGTCTGACTACTACAAGGACCTGTGTGCTGGTGGCAGGGGCTTAGGAAAACATAGAAGAACTTGA